One region of Chloroflexota bacterium genomic DNA includes:
- a CDS encoding N-acetyl-gamma-glutamyl-phosphate reductase, whose protein sequence is MSTDRLSVSIVGASGYTGGELLRLLLSHPDVEIGQVTSERHAGRYVHFVHPNLRGHTRLKFTSASELQPCDLLFLCLPHGQAQARIDDFAALAPRIIDLSADFRLRDPVLYERWYGQPHAAPEWLGRFVYGLPELHREEIRGASYVSGVGCNATATTLALWPLFQADLADRSRDVVVEVKVGSSEGGNSPSEASHHPERSGVVRSFAPTGHRHTAEVVQALSSTGQTPPIHLSATAIELVRGVLATGHVFLKDRSLTERDLWKAYRAAYRDEPFVRIVKERQGIYRYPEPKIVAGSNHADVGFELDPETGRVVALCAIDNLMKGAAGTAVQCMNLMCGFPETRGLEFTGLHPV, encoded by the coding sequence ATGAGCACAGATCGGCTGAGCGTGAGCATCGTAGGGGCCTCCGGATACACCGGCGGCGAACTGTTACGCCTGCTGTTAAGCCATCCCGACGTCGAGATCGGACAGGTCACCTCGGAGCGCCACGCGGGACGTTATGTCCACTTCGTGCATCCCAATCTCCGCGGCCACACCCGGCTGAAGTTCACCAGCGCCAGCGAGCTCCAGCCATGCGATCTACTCTTCCTTTGCCTGCCCCATGGCCAGGCGCAAGCACGTATCGATGACTTCGCCGCGCTGGCGCCTCGCATCATCGACCTGAGCGCCGATTTCCGGCTGCGCGACCCGGTGCTATACGAACGGTGGTACGGTCAGCCTCATGCCGCGCCCGAATGGCTGGGCCGATTCGTCTACGGGCTGCCGGAGCTCCATCGCGAGGAGATCCGGGGCGCCTCGTACGTCTCCGGCGTGGGCTGTAACGCTACGGCGACCACGCTGGCGCTGTGGCCGCTCTTCCAGGCCGATCTGGCCGACCGGAGCCGCGACGTCGTCGTCGAGGTGAAGGTGGGATCATCGGAGGGAGGCAACAGCCCATCGGAGGCCTCGCATCACCCGGAGCGGAGCGGGGTCGTACGATCGTTCGCCCCCACCGGCCATCGCCATACCGCCGAGGTCGTCCAGGCGCTTTCCTCGACCGGCCAGACGCCGCCCATCCACCTCTCGGCGACGGCCATCGAGCTGGTGCGCGGCGTGCTGGCCACCGGACACGTGTTCCTGAAGGACCGGAGCCTGACCGAGCGAGACCTGTGGAAGGCTTATCGGGCGGCCTATCGGGATGAGCCGTTCGTCCGCATCGTCAAGGAGCGCCAGGGAATCTACCGCTATCCGGAGCCGAAGATCGTGGCCGGGTCGAACCATGCGGATGTGGGCTTCGAGCTGGACCCGGAGACCGGTCGGGTGGTCGCGCTGTGCGCCATCGACAACCTGATGAAGGGCGCCGCGGGCACAGCCGTGCAGTGTATGAACCTGATGTGCGGCTTCCCGGAGACGAGGGGGCTGGAGTTTACGGGATTACATCCGGTGTGA
- the lysX gene encoding lysine biosynthesis protein LysX, whose product MKVGVLCSRIRVEEKLLFQKMEERGIPFERIDDRQVIFDFHSDGWTQYDVVLERCINHSRALYSLRILDDRGIPTVNTFEVADTCGNKLLTTSALVRAGVPTPKTFIAYTPESALEAIERMGYPVVLKPAVGSWGRLLSKINDRDAAEAVLEHKQILGTYHHSIFYIQEYIHKPERDIRAFVVGDETICAIYRISPHWITNTARGGTATNCPITPELNDLCVRAARAVGGGVVAVDVLEDPERGLLVNEVNYTMEFRNSIEPTGVDIPGRIIDFVVRVAKEGWAAANGWEQPAEVTA is encoded by the coding sequence ATGAAAGTTGGTGTCCTTTGCTCGCGCATTCGCGTCGAGGAGAAGCTGCTTTTCCAGAAGATGGAAGAGCGCGGGATCCCCTTCGAGCGCATCGACGATCGACAGGTGATCTTCGACTTCCACAGCGACGGTTGGACGCAATACGACGTCGTCCTGGAGCGTTGCATCAACCACTCCCGGGCGTTATACTCCCTGCGCATCCTGGACGATCGCGGCATCCCTACCGTCAACACGTTCGAGGTAGCCGACACGTGCGGCAATAAGCTGCTGACCACCTCGGCGTTGGTGCGGGCGGGCGTGCCCACGCCCAAGACCTTCATCGCCTACACGCCGGAGTCGGCGCTGGAGGCCATCGAGCGCATGGGCTATCCCGTGGTGCTCAAGCCGGCCGTGGGCTCGTGGGGTCGCCTGCTCTCCAAGATCAACGATCGCGATGCCGCTGAGGCCGTGCTGGAACACAAACAGATCCTGGGGACCTATCATCACTCCATCTTCTACATCCAGGAGTATATCCACAAGCCCGAACGGGACATCCGGGCGTTCGTGGTGGGCGACGAGACCATCTGCGCCATCTATCGCATCTCGCCTCACTGGATCACCAACACGGCGCGTGGTGGCACCGCAACCAACTGCCCGATCACGCCCGAGCTGAACGATCTCTGCGTCCGGGCTGCCCGGGCCGTCGGCGGGGGCGTCGTCGCCGTCGACGTGCTGGAAGATCCCGAGCGCGGCCTCCTGGTCAACGAGGTGAACTACACCATGGAGTTCCGGAACTCCATCGAGCCCACCGGCGTGGACATCCCGGGCCGCATCATCGATTTCGTCGTGCGCGTGGCAAAGGAGGGATGGGCCGCCGCCAATGGCTGGGAGCAACCCGCGGAGGTGACGGCCTGA
- a CDS encoding [LysW]-aminoadipate kinase, which produces MIVVKIGGSEGINLDLIADDIAALVKEGQRMIVVHGGSAETNRVAEALGHPPRFVTSVSGYTSRYTDRKTLEIFEMVYCGKVNKGLVERLQRRGVNAVGLSGLDGRIFEGPRKAVIKVIQNGRRMVLRDDYTGKVERVNADLLRLLLDNGYLPVLTPPAASYDGEAINVDGDRAAAAVAKAMGAEQLIILSNVPGLLRNYPDESSLIPHIPRGRVESAMDFAQDRMKKKVLGATEALESGVRRVVFADGRMEQPIRRALAGQGTVIE; this is translated from the coding sequence ATGATCGTCGTCAAAATCGGTGGCAGTGAGGGGATCAACCTGGACCTGATCGCGGATGATATCGCCGCGTTGGTGAAAGAGGGCCAACGGATGATCGTCGTCCACGGCGGCTCGGCGGAAACCAACCGGGTGGCCGAGGCGCTGGGGCACCCTCCCCGTTTCGTCACGTCCGTGTCGGGCTACACCAGCCGCTACACCGACCGCAAGACGCTGGAGATCTTCGAGATGGTGTACTGCGGCAAGGTCAACAAGGGGCTGGTGGAACGGCTCCAGCGGCGCGGCGTGAACGCGGTGGGGCTCTCCGGGCTGGACGGCCGCATCTTTGAGGGGCCGCGCAAGGCGGTCATCAAGGTGATCCAAAACGGGCGGCGCATGGTGCTGCGGGATGACTACACGGGCAAAGTGGAGCGGGTAAACGCGGATCTGCTGCGCCTGCTGCTGGACAACGGCTATCTGCCGGTGCTCACCCCGCCGGCCGCCTCCTACGATGGCGAGGCCATCAACGTGGACGGGGATCGGGCGGCCGCGGCGGTGGCCAAGGCGATGGGGGCCGAGCAGCTCATCATCCTGTCCAACGTGCCGGGCCTGCTACGCAACTACCCGGACGAATCCAGCCTGATCCCGCATATCCCGCGCGGCCGGGTAGAATCGGCCATGGACTTCGCCCAGGACCGGATGAAGAAGAAGGTGCTGGGGGCCACCGAAGCGCTGGAATCGGGCGTGCGCCGGGTGGTCTTCGCCGACGGCCGGATGGAACAGCCGATCCGCCGGGCGTTGGCCGGCCAGGGAACCGTCATCGAGTGA
- a CDS encoding aspartate aminotransferase family protein has protein sequence MSSNMSIIELESRYTSGAYPKREVAIVRGRGARLWDADGREYIDCASGHGVALIGHGRPEVADAIAEQAQRLITCPEVFYNDQRARLLERLIGLAPEGLTRAFLCNSGAEAIEGAIKFARLATGRPGIVATMRGFHGRTLGALSATWEKKYRRPFEPLVPGFTHVPYNNLDRLAQAVTEDTAAVLLEVVQGEGGVRPGSREFLQGAREVCDKAGALLIVDEVQTGFGRTGRWFAVEHHDLRPDLMALAKGMAGGVPMGAVLMTDAVASQIKPGAHGSTFGGNPLACAAALATIDVLEREDLPRQAAEKGSYLIERLRRIESPKIREVRGVGLMVGVELRERSTPYLRRLMDRGVLALPAGPTVVRFLPPLVISREELDRVVDELAIVLAKHVNGRGRAETCPMRINLTTQARTFDCCSALSGQCHIRGDREISRL, from the coding sequence ATGTCGTCCAACATGTCCATCATCGAGCTTGAATCTCGCTACACCTCCGGCGCGTACCCCAAGCGGGAGGTCGCCATCGTGCGCGGCCGGGGAGCCCGGCTATGGGACGCCGACGGTCGCGAGTACATCGATTGCGCCTCCGGCCATGGCGTGGCGCTCATCGGCCACGGCCGCCCCGAGGTGGCCGACGCCATCGCCGAGCAGGCCCAGCGACTCATCACCTGTCCGGAGGTCTTCTACAACGACCAGCGCGCCCGCCTGCTGGAGCGGCTGATCGGCCTGGCACCCGAGGGGCTGACCCGGGCCTTCCTCTGCAACTCCGGCGCAGAGGCCATCGAGGGCGCCATCAAGTTCGCCCGTCTGGCCACCGGCCGCCCCGGCATCGTGGCGACCATGCGCGGCTTCCACGGCCGCACCCTGGGCGCGCTCTCCGCCACCTGGGAGAAGAAGTACCGACGGCCGTTCGAGCCGCTGGTCCCCGGGTTCACCCATGTGCCCTACAATAACCTGGACCGGCTGGCCCAGGCCGTCACCGAGGACACCGCGGCCGTCCTCCTGGAGGTCGTCCAGGGCGAGGGGGGCGTCCGGCCCGGCTCCCGGGAGTTCTTGCAGGGCGCCCGGGAGGTCTGCGACAAGGCTGGGGCCCTGTTGATCGTGGACGAGGTGCAGACGGGATTTGGCCGCACAGGGCGATGGTTCGCGGTAGAGCACCATGACCTCCGGCCTGACCTGATGGCGCTGGCTAAGGGGATGGCAGGCGGCGTCCCCATGGGCGCCGTCCTCATGACCGACGCCGTAGCCAGCCAGATCAAGCCGGGCGCACATGGCTCCACCTTCGGCGGCAATCCGCTGGCCTGCGCGGCCGCCCTGGCGACCATCGATGTGCTGGAGCGGGAGGATCTGCCCCGCCAGGCGGCGGAGAAGGGGAGCTATCTCATCGAGCGCCTGCGCCGCATCGAGTCGCCGAAGATACGTGAGGTCCGAGGGGTGGGGCTGATGGTGGGCGTGGAGCTGAGGGAGCGCAGCACGCCATATCTGCGCAGGCTGATGGACCGGGGCGTGTTGGCTCTGCCGGCAGGGCCTACGGTCGTCCGCTTCCTGCCACCGCTGGTCATCAGCCGGGAGGAACTGGATCGAGTCGTGGACGAGCTCGCCATCGTGCTGGCTAAACACGTTAACGGTAGGGGCAGGGCTGAGACCTGCCCCATGCGCATCAACTTAACGACGCAGGCAAGGACCTTCGATTGCTGCTCTGCACTATCTGGACAATGTCACATTCGAGGCGACAGGGAAATCAGCCGCCTGTGA
- a CDS encoding 3'(2'),5'-bisphosphate nucleotidase CysQ has product MTSTLPPLARELEIAREVIRRAGAQVAAIYARGATVEWKTPDEPITAADRTSNDIIVEALRSAFPHDGLLSEETADDGSRLRHRRVWIVDPLDGTQDFVNRTGEFVVMIGLVIDGEPVLGLVYQPIAERLFIGQSGVGAWVEQDGSREPLRVSDVSEPAQMRLVVSRTHRSPLTEAVRQALGIRQDRPCGSVGLKVSLLATREADLYIHPSLGCKEWDVCAPDAILRAAGGRMTDCWGRPFRYNQPDVHARWGVVASNGRAHSKIVGHVAAACESAGVNPRVGFV; this is encoded by the coding sequence ATGACATCGACTTTACCGCCTCTAGCACGGGAGTTGGAGATCGCCCGGGAGGTGATCCGCCGGGCTGGTGCTCAGGTGGCCGCCATCTACGCTCGCGGCGCCACCGTGGAATGGAAGACGCCGGACGAGCCGATCACGGCGGCCGACCGGACCAGTAACGATATTATCGTGGAGGCCTTGCGGTCGGCCTTTCCTCACGACGGGCTTCTGTCCGAGGAGACGGCGGACGATGGCTCCCGGTTGCGTCACCGGCGGGTGTGGATCGTGGATCCGCTGGATGGCACGCAGGACTTTGTGAACCGCACCGGCGAGTTCGTGGTGATGATCGGGCTGGTCATCGACGGCGAGCCCGTGTTGGGATTGGTCTATCAGCCCATCGCCGAGCGGCTGTTCATCGGCCAGTCGGGCGTGGGGGCTTGGGTGGAGCAGGATGGCTCGCGTGAGCCCCTGCGTGTGTCCGATGTCTCTGAGCCCGCCCAGATGCGTCTGGTGGTCAGCCGTACCCATCGCAGCCCGCTGACCGAGGCCGTTCGGCAGGCTTTGGGCATCCGACAGGATCGGCCTTGTGGGAGCGTCGGGTTGAAGGTGAGCCTGCTGGCGACCCGGGAAGCCGACCTGTATATCCATCCCAGCCTGGGGTGCAAGGAGTGGGATGTGTGTGCGCCGGATGCCATCCTGCGGGCTGCCGGGGGCCGGATGACCGATTGTTGGGGCCGTCCCTTCCGTTACAATCAGCCGGACGTGCACGCTCGCTGGGGGGTGGTGGCCAGCAACGGCCGTGCCCATTCGAAGATCGTCGGCCATGTGGCGGCCGCTTGCGAGTCGGCGGGCGTGAACCCCCGCGTGGGATTTGTGTAG
- a CDS encoding GIY-YIG nuclease family protein produces the protein MSYHLIHNEDWTGSQIPNEPGTYVLFFHLAEPLTISPGRLGTHHLDSGWYAYVGSARGPGGLAARVARHLRPAAEKRCHWHVDHLTARAHVERIAWAVGDDRQECQWARRLLALPGSSVPIPRFGASDCTCPAHLIRVPSAAAAYQALTAAPPGSAPG, from the coding sequence ATGTCATATCACCTGATCCATAACGAAGATTGGACGGGAAGCCAGATCCCGAATGAGCCCGGCACATACGTGCTGTTCTTCCACCTCGCCGAGCCGCTCACGATCTCCCCGGGCCGTCTGGGAACGCACCACCTGGATAGCGGATGGTACGCCTACGTGGGCAGCGCCCGTGGGCCTGGCGGCCTGGCCGCCCGCGTGGCCCGCCATTTGCGGCCGGCGGCGGAAAAGCGCTGCCACTGGCACGTCGACCACCTGACCGCCCGGGCCCACGTAGAACGCATCGCATGGGCGGTGGGGGATGACCGCCAGGAGTGCCAGTGGGCCCGCCGGCTCCTGGCCCTGCCTGGCTCCTCCGTCCCGATCCCCCGCTTTGGGGCATCGGATTGCACCTGTCCTGCCCACCTGATCCGGGTGCCCAGCGCGGCGGCGGCATACCAGGCGCTGACGGCGGCCCCTCCCGGGTCCGCCCCCGGCTAG
- a CDS encoding rubrerythrin family protein — protein sequence MDISPEIKEKLLSFQRNEITEHLIYQRLAQSVKEPENRKILEQIAADELRHYNTWRGYSQEDVPPDRRQVWFYTTLSRIFGLTFGLKLMESGEEAAHEDYASLIGVLPDAEQLAEEEKVHESRLIDLLDEDLLRYVGSIVLGLNDALVELTGALAGLTLALQNTQLIAMTGAITGIAAALSMATSEYLSVREEQDITDRTPGKAAVYTGLAYIATVLVLIAPYLWFENYFVCLIATLIIAVAIIALFNYYVAVARELSFRKRFLEMAALSLGVAAFSFLVGYALRTLFGVEV from the coding sequence ATTGACATCTCTCCGGAGATCAAGGAGAAGCTCCTGTCCTTCCAGCGAAACGAGATCACCGAGCATCTGATCTATCAGCGGCTGGCTCAGAGTGTGAAAGAGCCGGAGAATCGGAAGATCCTGGAGCAGATCGCAGCCGATGAGTTGAGGCATTACAACACCTGGCGCGGCTACAGTCAAGAGGATGTGCCACCGGACAGGCGTCAGGTATGGTTCTACACCACGCTGAGCCGGATATTCGGGCTGACCTTTGGGCTGAAGCTGATGGAAAGCGGCGAAGAGGCGGCTCACGAGGACTACGCATCGCTGATCGGCGTGCTGCCAGATGCAGAACAGCTGGCAGAGGAGGAGAAGGTCCACGAATCCCGGCTCATCGACCTCCTCGACGAAGATCTACTGCGGTATGTGGGGTCCATCGTCTTGGGATTGAACGACGCGCTGGTCGAGTTGACCGGCGCACTGGCGGGCCTGACCCTTGCGCTGCAAAATACACAGCTCATCGCCATGACGGGCGCCATTACGGGCATCGCGGCGGCGCTGTCCATGGCCACGTCCGAGTACCTGTCCGTGCGGGAGGAGCAGGACATCACCGATCGAACGCCCGGCAAGGCCGCGGTGTACACCGGCCTGGCGTACATCGCGACCGTGCTCGTCCTGATCGCGCCCTATCTCTGGTTCGAAAACTACTTCGTGTGCCTGATCGCCACGCTGATCATCGCCGTGGCGATCATCGCCCTGTTCAACTATTACGTGGCCGTCGCCAGAGAGCTCTCCTTCCGCAAACGTTTCCTGGAGATGGCCGCGCTGAGCTTAGGCGTCGCTGCCTTCAGCTTTTTGGTGGGCTACGCGCTCCGCACCCTCTTCGGGGTCGAGGTCTAG
- a CDS encoding HAD family hydrolase — protein MPLRAITFDFWGTLYWVPTDGTSRERRTELLYRYLTKHGYAISRERLRAALDDSFRRAYEVWIREMRTANAAERLRWILSDVGATLPSQVRDALRREMEETLLSEPVTPIPGAIETVRALAGRYRLGLISDTGMSPGRVLRHFMARDGILGLFQYCAFSDETGRAKPHERQFLDTLKRLEARPEEAAHIGDLAATDIAGARRVGMKAVLFTGITEGQDPSQAHAIISSYEELLPILHAWSDS, from the coding sequence ATGCCTCTGCGTGCGATCACGTTCGACTTTTGGGGAACGCTGTACTGGGTCCCCACGGACGGCACCAGCCGAGAGCGACGCACTGAGCTGCTATATCGCTACCTGACCAAACACGGATACGCCATCTCACGAGAACGGCTGCGCGCGGCGTTGGACGACAGCTTTCGACGCGCTTACGAGGTGTGGATACGGGAGATGCGCACGGCGAATGCGGCCGAGCGGCTGCGATGGATCCTGAGCGACGTGGGAGCCACGCTCCCCTCCCAGGTTCGCGATGCCCTGAGACGAGAGATGGAGGAGACGCTGCTGTCCGAGCCGGTGACGCCAATTCCGGGGGCCATCGAGACGGTGCGCGCACTGGCCGGGCGCTATCGCCTGGGGCTGATCTCCGACACGGGCATGAGTCCCGGCCGTGTCCTCCGCCACTTCATGGCCCGCGATGGGATCCTCGGGCTGTTCCAGTACTGCGCGTTCTCCGACGAAACCGGACGGGCCAAGCCCCATGAACGGCAGTTCCTGGATACGCTGAAGCGGCTGGAGGCGCGGCCGGAGGAGGCCGCTCATATCGGCGACCTGGCAGCCACCGACATCGCGGGCGCCCGCCGTGTGGGCATGAAGGCCGTGCTCTTCACCGGCATCACCGAAGGGCAGGATCCCTCGCAGGCCCATGCCATCATCTCCTCCTACGAGGAACTGCTTCCCATCCTGCACGCGTGGAGCGACTCATGA